The following nucleotide sequence is from Hippoglossus stenolepis isolate QCI-W04-F060 chromosome 18, HSTE1.2, whole genome shotgun sequence.
gTTTTTGGGGCTGGATCTGGTCTGTTAgtgaattaaagtaaaataatcatttttgtgtgttttcacaaatgtaataaatgtttcattaatcTGAATCTGAGTTTTAAATTGTCTTTAGCATCTTTGGTTTCAGTACAATTGAATTGTTTGGAATTTCCTTGCACCTGAGTATAATGGAAATAAAGATCTTTGAAAATTGGATCCAGTCCAAAGTTGGTACGTCTAAGTTAAGTTATTTTTGATCTGGAGCTGACTGATGTGGTCTCTTTTGTGTAAACTtcaatcaattcaattcagCATCATGCTTGAATATCATCCTATCTAAGTTGTAATGGAAGAGATGAGTGTTTAATGAAGCTGCTTTATCAGTTTTTCTCTTCCCGCCCTGTGTCTTCATTTCAGCGGCACAATGCCTCTGTCCACCCAGTCTCAAGCTGACGATGAACAATACGTTTTGGTGGCCAGTTTGGATAACGCCCGCAATCTCTCCAACATACTGAAAGCCATCACCTTCAAGGACCATGCCCTCTTCAACGCTACACCCAACGGCCTGAAGGTCACCGTGGAGGActccaagtgtctgcaagccaaTGCGTTCATCCAggtgtgtttacatttataATACACCTTGAAAATGTTCATTGAGTGCGTGGAGCGAGTCCTTTTAATGGTGACATTATAAACAgtaaactcttttttttattacaggcTGAGATCTTCCAAGAGTACACCATAAAAGAAGATGTGGTGGGTTTTCAGGTCAATCTCACTGTTCTGTTGGACTGCCTCAGTATCTTTGGAGGAAGCACTGCACCAGGTAAAGATAAAGGAAAACTGATTTATATAAGTAGTACAATTATATTATTACCCCTCTCAAATCTGACTCACTATCTTCATGATCTCCCTCATCTGACACCAGGAGTATCAACAGCCTTACGAATGTGCTACCGAGGCTACGGTTACCCTCTGACCTTGTTCCTGGAGGAGGGTGGCGTGGTGACTGTTTGCAAGATCAACACACAAGAACCAGAAGAGCCAATTGACTTTGAGTTCTGCAGCTCCAATGTCATAAACAAGGTGAACTTTGACTATTTCATGCAATGAAACTTGAACACTATAGATCCCTGCCTACACTATAAATCAACATAAAATTGTCAGATTGAGTAAAACAAGTAACAAGCCAATACCAACCAATCCTTTACATCCTATAAATGAACAACATTTCTGCAGTTGGAAATTATTGACTTAAATTCAAAGATTAATCAAGAATAGATTAGACGGCCTCTGATGTGAAAATAGATGTTGattacatatatttaatttctgtgtgtctgggtgtttttttttaggtgaTCCTGCAGTCAGAGAGTCTGAAAGAACCCTTCTCTGAACTGGATATGAGCAGCGAGGTGCTACAGATCACCATGTCCCCGAGCCAGCCATACTTTAGGTGTGTTGTCAAAACTGATTCAAcatagaaaaaatatttttgtccaCGTCAGTTATTAAGCTATGGTTAGTTTGATGAATCCATATAATGTGCAAGGTTCCCCTAATACTGCCACTTACTATTTAAACTATTGCTTGATGAGTCATCACTATATGATGTATAGTATACTTTCTACATTTGGCTTATGGCTATATTGTTAATGtgccaaaaatatttaatactCATTAATCCTTTTGTcaataaacaaatatcaaacTGCTCAGTCTTTTCAGGATGCAAGTTTGCATaaagcctttttttatttcatttttttatactGACTTATCAatttcttcatctctttcagGTTGTCTACTTTTGGAAACTCTGGAAACGCCCATTATGATTTCCCCAAGGACTCAGAAATGATGGAGCTGTTTCGTTGCACAAAGACTCAAACCAACAGGTGAGCACAGAGTAATGAACATCACAGTGCATTATTAAAACTTCAGAGGAATAATTACACTGGTACGACCTAAAGGTGGACTAGGAGAACTGGAGACACTTCATTACCCAACACTGatcagttttttaattaaagctcTACATTCTGTACTGTCCCCTCCTATTAACTGCCGCAGGTACAAGATGTCCCTGATGAAGCCGTCAACCAAAGCTCTGGCTTTGTCCTGTAAAGTCTCCGTGAGGACGGACAGCAGGggcttcctctctctgcagtacCTGGTCCGGAACGATGATGGACAGATCTGCTTTGTAGAATATTATTGCTGTCCTGATGAGGAGGTGGAGTGATTACACTGCGTCCATTAAACCCTGCTTTAAATAAGCACTTAAACATCAGTATAGGCCAATTGCCTTCACTGAGGGCAAGAACAAGAGGACTAACTCTACCAGAGGAGGCTGTACAGCCGCTGGTTGCACACAGGGGAAATAAATGCAGGGCGACACGATGGATAATGGACAGTGAGAAAGATTGTTTTAACAAAATCTGCTGGTTCATCATTTTCCAAACACTCACAGTTGAGTGGGACATTGCTACTGGACGTGTGGGGAGATGTTGCATTCCTGCTCTTGTTGTGCAACTGTCTGTAGTGACTTCACTACATGGAAGTTCATAATTGTATGCAGTTAATGTATGGGGTGTTGTTACTATGGAGACCAAGCTATTTCGAGTCAGAAGCCTCTCAATATGTGAACACTGTAACTTCATGAGTCTACATGGCTTGTTGTCCAACTGAGGCCATGAGTTACTTTGCCCTTCTAGTTCCCATAATGTTGAAGCTGACATTTTTCATGACATTGTCTGGAGTAGACATCAGATGATACTGAGACTAAGTTTGAAAACGTTTTATTTCTAGGACACAGAAAACAACTGTAGATAAActcaataaacatgtttgtttttttttttacaatgatggaaaatgttcttttaatcATTAAAGTTGTGGAAATGTTGGCAGTATTGCAAAAGCTGAGACTTTTGTAACCAGCTACAATCTGCACAATCTTCTTGGGATTGATAAGCAAGCAAAATATGTATTGTACGAAATCACAATATGGCAACAAACGCTTAACACATCAGATCTTTTCCAGGACTGTCAAATATGTGATTCTTCAGTGATGAAGTCTCATAATATTCGAAATGCACATGACTGCACTGTTGAATCACCACATTCTCTTTCTTGAGACTGTACTGAGTCATTGCAGCAGTAAGTCATCCACTCATCATCTAGTCTGTCCGGCTACCTCTGTGTCATCCGCAGCTTCTGCCTTTTCAAAGCTTTGCGTTGGTTTTTCGTGGATACTTTTCCCTCAGGCGCTTCTGTTTCGATGTGAACAGGCTTGTCCTCGGCCGGCGTAAAGAAGACGTCCTCCGTGACGTCTTGGTTCAGATCCTGCTTCGCTTCAGTCCTCTTCATTTTCTGCATCTCCTTCACCATCTGCTTCTCACGGACTCTGGCTGCCGCTGCGAGTCGGATCTCTCGCCGGTGCTGTAggtgtgagaagaaaaaaaacgataaACCCAAGCAGGAAGCATAATGACAAACGGTATAATTAAAAGTCTGCAGCAACTGGGCCCAGTTTACTTTTGGAGGTTCAACCTGGGCATGAAAGCCAACATTTTGTATCATGTCAGTGTCATTTTAGACTTCTAAATTTTGCCCAACAAAAtgcatatttacaaaataaaatgtagggTTTCGACTGGGCTTTACCATGTTAGGAGACTGGAACTCTGGGTTTTCAAAGAGTGTAGGCCCTCCAAAGCTCCCCTGAAAGACCTTAATGAGGTTGAGAACCAAGCGAGGCCCGATCTCCACCAGAGAGGCGTCCTCCTCGATGATCTGCACATTAAGAGTGGACAGAGAAATTATTaccaaagaagagaaaaatgcaaatatttgaaCACCGGAAGAGACATTCTCATAAAGCGCATCTACTAATAATGATGTATTTTTGCACACATTACCTGGTAGTTTCTAAACCATATCCTATTGTCTGCGATGGTGAATGTGAAGACGTGGTCAACAAACGGCTGACTCTTAGGATGGTAGCGTGGAGTGGAAAATGTctgcaacagaaaaacacaatgagtACGTCCTTGCATGACAAAGCTCATGCTTGTTAGAACATCAAATGTAATTCGATTAATGCTTCTGACCAGCATCGTGTAAACAGACCTGGATGAAGAGCTCCTTCAGTAAAGCATACTGAGGCTCCTTGTCGAACGTCTGTGGGTGAAAATGTAGACAAAAGGTCAGATCTTGTTCATGCTTTGACAGGTTCTTTCAGTCACTGAAtcatcaaatgaaaatacatattcTAGACAATGGTCTGTCAAAGCAGCCGGGGAATACGACACCATTCATTATTATCtgtaattaaatgaaaatttaTTACAGCTCTTGTCAGTGAAACAATCTGGTCTCATCTTTAACCATCATTGTAGGTCTTTGTTACACAGCTTCTCATTATACATTTCCGATTGAAACATATCTAATTATCAGGATGAAGGTCAGTGTCTCCCTCTTGATTTTGGTACTCACCGGATCGAACGACAGCAGCGGCCTGGATCCTTTAAGGCAGTTTCCTGTCATTTTGAGTTCAGCCAGTGTATGAACTGTGGAGGAGACAATGACATTACTTTAGTTTATATTCCTGTGGCACATGAAGACAGATGTTGTCTGACTGTATTTCAGGCCTGTAAGAAAGAAGTAACTCACTATTCTGAACCAGAAACTTTGCAGAAGGTCCATGAGGGCTGTTTGCAATCCTGCAGAGACAAGAACATAGTTGAATTTGTTCTACAAAACTTGAGGTTAATGCCTAATTAATGTGTCCAAGGCTCTTTTCAGACTGTTCTGAGAGATCCGATAAGACAACGATAAGTATGTGTGTTCACAATGCGTCTCCTTTGACCGCtcgtgatcagatctcacttccccactctatgtacaaatacacacgtacgtcatttgtgttgtgttgtttttatccagTCTGACTACAGATGTGGTCTGAGCGATCAGAGCTTGGGACGCATTCAGGGCACATTTGGGTGCATTCAGACCCATTGTGATCGCATTACTAAGGAAGGATGTTAACACCCGGTCTGAACGGGGTCAAAGATAAAACACTCACCACATGTAGAGGTCCTGCTTCTTCTTGGCCTCGAAGAAGAGGCATTTGttgcagttttttatttcacacacctgcaaaaacaaagacattctTTAACTCTGCTATAATGTCTGTGTGACACAAGAGTTTGGCCAGAGAGTAAACAGACTCACCTCATTCACCACAAACAACTTGTCCTTTCTGTCCATTTTCGTATctaacagaagaaaaaacatttaataccCACATCTCTGCTCAACATGGTGACAC
It contains:
- the rad1 gene encoding cell cycle checkpoint protein RAD1 — protein: MPLSTQSQADDEQYVLVASLDNARNLSNILKAITFKDHALFNATPNGLKVTVEDSKCLQANAFIQAEIFQEYTIKEDVVGFQVNLTVLLDCLSIFGGSTAPGVSTALRMCYRGYGYPLTLFLEEGGVVTVCKINTQEPEEPIDFEFCSSNVINKVILQSESLKEPFSELDMSSEVLQITMSPSQPYFRLSTFGNSGNAHYDFPKDSEMMELFRCTKTQTNRYKMSLMKPSTKALALSCKVSVRTDSRGFLSLQYLVRNDDGQICFVEYYCCPDEEVE
- the bxdc2 gene encoding ribosome biogenesis protein BRX1 homolog translates to MSAFKRKRGRAGPANKNAKKVKIVEGGKEESNEIHEITIPAPVSSGRWTNKERVLIFSSRGINYRTRHMMQDLRTLMPHAKADTKMDRKDKLFVVNEVCEIKNCNKCLFFEAKKKQDLYMWIANSPHGPSAKFLVQNIHTLAELKMTGNCLKGSRPLLSFDPTFDKEPQYALLKELFIQTFSTPRYHPKSQPFVDHVFTFTIADNRIWFRNYQIIEEDASLVEIGPRLVLNLIKVFQGSFGGPTLFENPEFQSPNMHRREIRLAAAARVREKQMVKEMQKMKRTEAKQDLNQDVTEDVFFTPAEDKPVHIETEAPEGKVSTKNQRKALKRQKLRMTQR